Below is a genomic region from bacterium.
CGTACTGCCGGTTCTCCAGGTATTTGTGACCGGCCGCCACGTGGGTTTCCGGCGTGTCCATGGCGGTTTCGCCCTTCTTGCAACCCGCCGAGAATAAGACCAGGGCGATGATGGCAAACCCTATAAGTAGCTTTTTCATCGTAATCCCTTCATCTGTACTTGGAGGGCAAGGGGTTTCGCTAGGGCGTTACTCGCTTTGCTCGTTTTGCCAAAGGCATAGCTCGCTTCGCTCGGTTAAACCCCTTGTCTCCTCCGGTAAGTTGTTTAAAGGACTATCGTCACCCGGCAATCGGAGATACCGCTCACGTAAGGTATCTTTGTGCCGTCGGGGTTGGTGATGACGAGGTCGCACTTGGCGGCGCCGGAAACGCTCACGGCTCGGATGACCATGGGGTTGGTACCGACGCGGTCTCCGCCGCGGGCCTCGTCAACGCTGCGCGCGTATCCCACGATGCCCACGGAGACGGCGTAATCGCGGCTGACGTTCATCGGGCCGTAGAGCACGTCGCCGGACTGGTTGACGATTTTCGGGCTCATGGCGGGCATGGCGCCCAGACCCGAGGCGTCTATGATCAGTCCGGTGCTCTCGCCGCCGCCGGGATGGACCGTGGTGTTGTAGGGATCGGTCAGGACGGCGTCGGCCAACTGGCCGTCCAGGCTGATGGCGAAGGTGCGCTCGATGGAGCCGTCGCTCATGTAGCGGGGGCTGCCCACCTCGTACGCGCCCTGAACGACGCCGGAGACGCGGGCGATGATGGTGTCGTCCACCGTCTCGAAGTTCTGGATGGTGGTTGTCGAGTTAATCTGGACCCCCTTGACCTGTTCGAGGAGGTCACGGAGTGCGACTATCTTGGCGGCGCGCATGGCGTTGGCGCGCTCCCGGGCGGCGTTGACCGGGTTGTCGGAAACGACGCCGATGCCGGTGGCCGAGATGGTCCGCTCGCCCCAGTTCGTGATGCCCGCGCCCCCCCTGTCCTGGGGTGTCTGCGGCTCGTAGGTCGTGCGCTGGATGCCGGCCCAATCCTGTGCCAGGACCAGGACCGGGAGAAGCACCAAAAGCGCGAAAATCTTCCTCATCTCTACCCTCCTAGGTGGCTTCAGCTCGGCTCACACGGGGCCGAGCTTCGGCATTTTAAGAAAATTTTGGTAGAACGTTGCCTTGCGCTCAAATTGGATAAGTATAGCAGGAACCGGAGCCCTTTACAATACGGATTTGAAATCGCTTTACATGGCGCCGGAGCTATGATATAAAGGATTGCAGGCGGGGTTAATTCAGCGGTAGAATGTCAGCTTCCCAAGCTGAACGTCGCCGGTTCGATCCCGGTACCCCGCTCCAGCCCGCCGCTGCGCCGCCTCGGCGGCTTTTTGCTGACCGGAGGGGATTGGGTAAATACCCCCACGAGGAGGGAAAGGTTCCCTTCGACCGGCCCAAGACCAACCGCGGGCTCGGTCTGCCGCGCTGGTTCTGCGTCCTCGACTACTTCTTCCTCCTCCGCCCGATGATCCTCATCCCAGTTTGGCTCTTCCTGCTCCTGGGCCACTACCACGCCCTGGACTTAATCAGCGCCTACCGCTGGCTCGACCAGCTCTACCCCGCCCCGGACCTCGCCCTCGTCTTCGTCGCCTTTTCCCTCCTCGTCGGCGGCATCTACGTCAACAACCAGATTCACGACTGCGAGACCGACCGGCGCAACCGCAAGCTCTACTTAATCTGCGACGGCTACATCGCCCTTAAAAAGGCCTGGATGTACCAGGGGATACTCCAGGCCCTGGCCCTGGTGAGCTGCCTGTGGTTCTGGAACTCCGGCTACCTATGGGTCATCCTGGCGAGCATCCTGTTGGGCTTCCTCTACAACACGCCGCCCTTCAAGCTCAAGGGGCGGCCGGTGATGGACATCCTGGCCAACGGGCTCGGGAACGGATTCTTGAACGTGGCGGTGGGCTTCGTGGTCGTCCTGCCCCTCACCTGGGGTTTTTCGACAGTCTGCCTGCCCTACGTCCTCGCCGTGGGAGCCGTCTTCGCCAACACCACGGCGGTGGACACCGAGGGCGACGCCGAGTCCGGCGAGCGTACCTCCTCCGTGGTTTTCGGTGTCCGGGCGGTGGCCTGGATCGCCCTGGGTCTGATGGCGGGCTGCGTGGCCCTGGCCGCCCTGTGGGGCGTCTGGCCGGCGCTCATCGCCGGAGGAGTCAGCCTGCCGTTCTTCATCCCGGCGCTCACGGCCAAGCGTAAATGGCTAAAGCTTTCCTACACGGCTACGACGGGTGTCTTCGCCCTGGCGGCCGCCGCGCTCTTCCCCTGGTTCCTGCCCTTCCTCATCCTCGTGCTGACGCTCACCCGCTACTACTACCGGCGCAAGTTCGGCCTGAAGTACCCCTGACCGTCCGGTCTGTGTCGTTCATCGGGGAGCAGCCGCGTCCGCGCCTTGAAGAAACGGTTCGGTGACACATCGTTGGAATACGCGAGTGGCTGAAGTCTCGGTCTCCATTTATTAATGTAGTGTTTTAGTTATCCGCCGCGTCCGGCTGAAAAAAAGGGACGCCCCTACGGGGGCGGGTGGGCGGTCCATCCAATATAAAATGTGGGGCGATGGCCCCTTGTCCGTCATCTTAAAAAAAAACCACTCATCTCTTTCCACTTAGCCGTGCAATCCTCATTCACGGCTTAACCGGGGGCGTACTTCGTCTTGGGCTGTCGTAAAAGTCCGCGGGCGGTCCGGATAAAATAACCCCCCCTTTTGATATATGCAAAGGGACGCCCCGACGGGCGCCCCACTTTGTTTGTTAGTCACGGTCATTCCATGCGCAGCAGCGCCTCCCGGGCCGACTGGGCCACGGTATCGTCCGCGTCCGCAGTCAGCTTGTCCAGGTAGGGCTTGGCCTCGGGGACGGCCATCTCGCCCAGGGCGATGGCCACGGCCTGGCGCACTTCGGGGCGCTCGTCGGCGGCCAAGGCCGCCACATCCGAGAAGGCCACGGCGGGCATCTTACCCAGGGCCACGGCGGCGTTCTCCCGCAGAACCTTGATCTCCTGCGTCAGGTTTTCCAGGAGCTTCGGCAGGGCCGCCAGTTGCAGGTCCCGGTTCTGAGTGTAGCTGAAGAACCAGATGGCGAAGGCGCGGAGCTTGGGGTCGGGGTCCGACAGCCTTGCCAACAGGAGCGTCGTCGCCGGGGCGCCGTTGGCCTCGAGCATGTCCGCCGCGGTCTCGCGTATGTCCGAATACTTCAGGGCGTCGAAGAGCGCGGCGATAGCATTGGAGGTGCCGATGCGCCCCAGGGACTGCAGGGCGACCTTCTTGACGTCCGGCCCGGCGTATTCGGAGGTGTCGGCCAGGATGTCCACCAGGGCCGTGGTGGCCTCGGTGATGCCCAGGTAGCCCAGATAGTGGGTGCACATCACCTGCAGGGCCTTGTCCTCGCTCTCGCGTTTGGTAATGAGGGCGTTGATGGCGTCCAGCCTAAGTTGGCCGAAGACGCGCTGTGTGACATCCAGCGCCGCGTTGGAGGCGGAATCGGCCCGGAGGGTCTCCAGGTACGTGGGGGGCGGCGTTTGAAGCGCCTGGAGGCTCAGGGTTATGTATTTACGCGGGATGGCGTTCTCGTTGCCGATGCGGTTCAAAAAGCGCCCCACGCTGTCTATCTTCGTGTCAACGAAATCATCGGCCGGGTTGGGCGTGAAACCTTGGATGGTGGCGGCGACCTCTTCGTAAAGGGGCATCTTCGGATTGGCGAAGGCGAGCATGGCCTTGTAGAAGCTCTCCCGTTCGTACTCGGCGAGGGTGGCGTTCAGGGGGCCGACGGCCGGTTGGCCGATGGCCACCAGGACGCGACTGGCCGCGGTGCGCCTATCCTCGGCCACGGTGTAGAGAGCCGTGTCGTCCAGCTCCTCGGGCACGAAGCCCAGGGCGCGGACCAGAGGCTGCACCGCCTGTTCGCCGAACTGGACCAGGCTG
It encodes:
- a CDS encoding HEAT repeat domain-containing protein, with the translated sequence MARCLVLAAALVLVFTGCGGPSLSGAAADLENKGNAPEVRLAAVDDLIATGDPEAVAHLHRVLEDEAEDPRIRAKAAGGLGFFQNPDSIDILVKALDDPDPEVRRQAGRSLVQFGEQAVQPLVRALGFVPEELDDTALYTVAEDRRTAASRVLVAIGQPAVGPLNATLAEYERESFYKAMLAFANPKMPLYEEVAATIQGFTPNPADDFVDTKIDSVGRFLNRIGNENAIPRKYITLSLQALQTPPPTYLETLRADSASNAALDVTQRVFGQLRLDAINALITKRESEDKALQVMCTHYLGYLGITEATTALVDILADTSEYAGPDVKKVALQSLGRIGTSNAIAALFDALKYSDIRETAADMLEANGAPATTLLLARLSDPDPKLRAFAIWFFSYTQNRDLQLAALPKLLENLTQEIKVLRENAAVALGKMPAVAFSDVAALAADERPEVRQAVAIALGEMAVPEAKPYLDKLTADADDTVAQSAREALLRME
- a CDS encoding UbiA family prenyltransferase gives rise to the protein MGKYPHEEGKVPFDRPKTNRGLGLPRWFCVLDYFFLLRPMILIPVWLFLLLGHYHALDLISAYRWLDQLYPAPDLALVFVAFSLLVGGIYVNNQIHDCETDRRNRKLYLICDGYIALKKAWMYQGILQALALVSCLWFWNSGYLWVILASILLGFLYNTPPFKLKGRPVMDILANGLGNGFLNVAVGFVVVLPLTWGFSTVCLPYVLAVGAVFANTTAVDTEGDAESGERTSSVVFGVRAVAWIALGLMAGCVALAALWGVWPALIAGGVSLPFFIPALTAKRKWLKLSYTATTGVFALAAAALFPWFLPFLILVLTLTRYYYRRKFGLKYP